The Agrococcus sp. ProA11 genomic sequence TCGCCGGTCGCCGCGATGACGCACCACGTCTTCGAGGTCGCCCCCGACGACAAGAACCTGCTCGTGCGCCGGCTTGCGTCGGGCGAGGGTCGCCGCATCCTCTTCACCCGCACGAAGCACCAGGCGAAGAAGCTCGCGAAGACCCTGACCGCATCCGGCATCCCCGCCGTCGACCTGCACGGCAACCTGTCGCAGAACGCTCGCGACCGCAACCTGGCGCAGTTCTCCGACGGCACCGTGCGCGTGCTGGTGGCGACGGATGTCGCTGCCCGCGGCGTCCACGTCGACAACGTCGAGCTCGTCGTGCACGTCGACCCGCCCATGGAGCACAAGGCCTACCTGCACCGCTCGGGCCGCACGGCTCGCGCCGGCTCGCAGGGCGACGTCGCCACGGTCATGCTGCCCGCGCAGCGCCGCGACACCATGACGCTGCTGCGCAAGGCTGACATCAAGGTGCAGCCGCAGATCGTCACCGCCTCCTCGGATGCGGTCGACACGCTCGTCGGGCCGTACGCGCCCCACGTGGCACCGGCCCCCGGTGGCCCCGGCTCGGGCAACGAGCTGCCGCAGCAGCGCGGCGGCGGCTCCTCACAGGGCGCCAACGCGCGCCGCAAGCGTGCCTCGCGCGACGGTGTCGCCGGCTCGGGTGCGCACGGCGCCGACGGTGGCGCGGCTCGTGCCGACCGTCCCCGTCGCGACCGCTCGGGTCGCCCGGACACGGGCGGCGGCGCAGCTGGTAGCCGCGGTGGCCAGGGAGCACAGGGCGGCCGCCAGGGCCAGCCCGCACGTGGCCAGCGCAGCGGCCAGCCCGCTCGCGGCGGTCGCGGTGCGGCTCCCCGCGGCGGCTCGGCTGTCGCTTGGTCGTCGACCGGCGGCGGCTCGCTGCAGGGTGGCGACTCGGGCGGTCGCTCCGGTGGCCGCTCGGGCGGCGAGCGCCGCGCCCCGCGTCGTGCGCAGGGCTGACCCCTTCGCGGCCTGAGCCCGCTCGCATCGAAGCGCCCCTTCCACGCGGAGGGGCGCTTCTGCGTCCCCGGTACGAAACGGTCGCCCCGAGCGCCGCGGCGCGACGCTTTGGTACCGCTCGCGGCTCGGGGTGACCCGCATCCGCTGGCCGCGCGCCCGACCGGTACCGAATGGTCGCCTCCTGCCCCGCCGCGCGTCGCTTTGGTACCGCTCGCGGCTCGGGGTGACCCGCATCCGCTGGCCGCGCTGTAGAGCGGTACCGAATGGTCGCCTCGAGCCCCGCCGCGCGACGTTTTGGTACCGCTCGCGGCTGGGATGGCCCGCATCCGCTGGCCGCGCCGCCGAGCGGTACCGAATGGTCGCCTCGAGCCGTGCCGCGCGACGCTTTGGTACCGCTCGGGGCTCGGGGTGACCCGCATCCGCTGGCCGCGCGGCCGACCGGTACCGAATGGTCGCCTCAAGCCCCGCGGCGCGACGCTTTGGTACCGCAACGCGGCTCGGGCGGGTGGGCGCCCGCTGGCTGCGCGGCCGAGCGGTACCGAATGGTCGCTTCGAGCCTCGCCGCGCGAAGTTTTGGTACCGCACGCGGGCAGGCGGGGCAGGCGGAGCGAGATGCGCAGAGCGGGATGCGCGGCGGTGCGCGGGCGGCGCGGGCTACGCGGCCAGGACCGCGGCGCCGATGGCGGCCGCGTGGCCGCCGAGCTGCGCGAGCGCGAGGCGCCGCGGCTGCGGCACGCCGGGCAGCGTCGGGCGCTCGTCGAGCTCGCGCTCGATCACGGGCAGCAGCAGGTCGGCGCACGTGAGCATGACCGTGCCGCCGAGCACCACCACCTCCGGATCGAACGCGGGCAGCAGTCGGCGCAGCCCCGCGGCGACCGCCTTGGCGGCATCGTCCATCGCCGCGATCGCGGCGGGATCGCCGGCTCGCGCTGCGTTGGCGAGGTGCTCGGCCGTCGGAACGCCCCCAGGCGACAGCGCCACCGCGGCAGGCACGCCCGCCGCCTCACGCCGCAGCGCGTTGCCGCCCGCATACGCCTCGAGGCAGCCGTGCCCCGAGCAGGAGCACAGCGGCCCGTCCTCGTGGATCGTCACGTGACCGAGCTCGGCGCCCAGTCCGTGGGCCCCGATCAGCGGCCGCCCGTCGGCGACAAACGCCCCGCCGACGCCGGTGCCGAGGGCGAGCAGGATCGACGACGACGCATCCGACGCCGCACCCATCGCCGCCTCGCCCACCAGGTAGCCGTTCGCATCGTTGTCGATCGTCACCGGCAGGCCGAGCCGGTCGGCGAGCGCCGCCCGCAGCCCGAAGTCGCGCACGCCCAGGTGCGCGGCCCAGATGACGGTCTCGCGGTCGCGCGTCATCCAGGCGGCGATGGCGAGGCCGACGGCGGTGATCCGCGGCTGGCCCTCGGCGGCGAGCTGCGCGTCGAGTTCATGCACGGCCGCCGCGAGGGCGTCCACGAGCGACACCGGACCGTGGATGCTGTGCGCCCGGTGGCTGCGCGCGAGCACGTCGTCGAGCGTCCAGGGGCGAGCGGCGTCACGGCCCTCGGCCGGTACGGCGAGCGCAACGCCCGCGATCTTGGTTCCGCCCACGTCGAGGCCTGCGACTGTCACAACCTCATCCTGCCGCACGGCGCCGCCGAATCCGCGCGCTACCCGGCAGGATGGGCCGCATGCGCCTGGTGACCTGGAACGTGCTGCACGGCAGGACCATGGGCGACGCCCACGTCGACGCCGACCGCTTCGCAGATGCCGTGCGCGCGCTCGATGCCGACGTGCTCGCGCTGCAGGAGGTCGATCGCGGGCAGCCGCGCTCCGACTCGATCGACCTCACGGCGCTCGCGGCCGAGGCCATGGGCGGCGCGAGCGCGTGCTTCGTGCCGACGCTCATCGGCGACCCGGCGCGCTCGTGGCGACCGGCCGACAACCGTGATCTGGACGCGGTCGCCGACGGCTACGGCATCGCGCTGCTCTCGCGGTATCCGGTGCAGCGCTGGCACGTGCTGCGACTGGCGCCGGGCGGCGCGCGGCGGATGCCGCCGGTGGATCCGGAGACCGGCATGGCACACAGGCTGAGCGAGGAGCCGCGCGCGGCCGTCGCCGCGACCATCCGCTCACCGCTCGGCGTCTTCACCATCGTATGCACGCACCTGAGCTTCGTGCCGGGCTCGAACATCCGCCAGCTGCGCCGCGTCATGCGCTGGATGCATGGCCTGCCGGGCCCGCGCATCCTCATGGGCGACCTCAACCTGCCGCACACCGTCGTGCGCCGGCTGACGCGAGCGCATGCGCTGGCGCACGGGGCGACCTTCCCGGTGATGCAGCCCATGGTGCAGATCGACCACATCCTCAGCCCCGATCCGCTGCCGCCGGTGCGGCAGATCCGGCTCGCCAGGCCGCCGCTCTCCGACCACCTGCCGCTCGCCGTCGAGCTGGGGCGGGGTGCGGTGCACCGACGCGGGCGGCAGTGGGAGCACGCGACAGCGGATGGTGCCGACACCGAGGGCGCGTCGTCGACCGCGGGTGCAGGATGGGAGTCGTGAAGATCCTCCTGACCGGGTTCGAGCCCTTCGGCGGCGACGCCGAGAACGCCAGCCGCGCGGCGGTGCAGCTGCTCGCCGATGCGTGGGCGGCCGACTTGCAGCCCGGCATCGACCTCGTCACGGGCACGCTGCCGGTGGTGTTCGCCACCGCGGGGCCCGCGCTCGAGGCGCTCGTCGCGCAGCACGCGCCGGATGCGGTGCTCGCCGTCGGCGAGGCCGGGGGACGCACCGCCATCACCCCCGAGCGCTGGGCCGTGAACGAGGACGACGCGCGCATCCCCGACAACGCGGGCGACCAGCCGCGCGGCACCGCGATCGATCCGGACGGGCCCGCGCGACGCGCATCCGGCTTCGACGCCGATGCGCTCGTGAGCGCGATCCTGCAGGTCGGCCTCCCTGCGGATGCCAGCGACGACGCGGGCCGCTTCCTCTGCAACCACGTCGCCTACCTCGTGGCGGGGCTCGAGGTGCCCGGCGGCTTCGTGCACGTGCCAGCCGTGCGGTCGCACGGCGTCGCCACCGTCGGTGCCGAGACCGACCCGGGCAGCGCCGTCGGCGCACCCGTGCTCACCCACGCCGGCCGGGCGCTCACCTTCGACGACCTCGCGCTGGGCCTGGCGGCTGCGGTGCGCGCGATCGCCGCGGGCCGAGCGCACCCGGATGCCTCGACATCGACGCGGGAGCTGGGTCGCATCGACCGCGCATCCACCGTCATCGCCGCCGACGCCGCCACGATCTACCGGGCGCTCCTCGATCCGCTCGCGCTCGCGATCTGGCTGCCGCCCGTGGGCGCCACGGGCGAGATCGAGCAGATGGATGCCCGAGTGGGTGGCGGCTTCCGGCTCGTGCTGCGCTTCGCCGACCCGGTCGACCCGAAGACGACGCCGGATTCGGATGCCTCGCTGGTGCGGTTCATGGAGCTGGTGCCAGGGCAACGGGTGGTGCAGAGCGTCGCGTTCGAGTCGAGCCAGGAGCGGTTCGGCGGCGAGATGCTGCTGCGGTGGCAGCTGGAGCCGGTGGCTGCCGGCACCCGCGTGACCGTGTCAGCCGCGGATGTGCCGGCCGGGATCTCGCAGTCGGACCACGAGCTGGGGCTGGGATCGTCGCTGGCGAACCTGGCGCGCTACCTGGAGCGCTGACCGCTGGCGGCCGCCGCCGCGGCTGCCCGCTCCACCCACTTCGGCGTCTCGCCGTAGCGCTGCGGCGGGATCAGGCGGCCAGCGGCGGAGTCGTCGGCCAGTTGCCGGGCCCGCTGCTCCCGCGTCGCCTCGCGCTTTGCGGTGAGCACCCAGGAGATCGCCGCCTTGCGGTACGTCGCGGTCGCCTCGGCGAGGAAGGCCAGCGCGGCAGGGGAGGCATCGATGTGTTGCTGTAGCTCAGGCGGCAGCTCACGAGCACGCGTCTCGGAGGAGTAGCCGACGATGTTCTCGCCGCGCCGCGCCTCGAACACGCGGAGGCCCGCCGGATGCATCCGCCCTGCTGCCTGCAGTCGCTCGACATGCGCGACATTCACCGCAGACCAGACGGACGTCGCCTTGCGCGGCGTCCAGCGCTGCCTGCGCGCGTCGTCGTCGATGCGCTGCGACAGCGAATCGATCCAGCCGAAGCAGAGCGCTTCCGGCACGGCCTCCGCCCAGGTGAGCCCGCGCGGCTCGACGTGCTTCGAGCGAAGGCCCATCCAGAGCTCGGTGCTCGTCTCGTGATTGGCCTCGAGCCAGGCACGGAACTCCGCCGCATCGCGGAAGAACACCGCCGGCCGCTCGTCGCTGCCACCGGGGGTGCCGGGCTGCCCTGCCATGCGCATCAGCATGCCACCGGCCACCGACGCGCGGCTAGGAGACGGCGCTCCGCACCGCCGCGGCGAACGCATCGACATCGGCCTCGGTCGTGTCCCACGTGCACATCCAGCGCACCTCGCGTGCCGCTGCATCCCAGTCGTAGAAGAAGAACGCGTCGCGCACCGCGTCGGCCACACCCTCCGGCAGCCGCGCGAACACGCCGTTCGACTGCGTCGGGTAGGCGAACTCCACACCCGGCAGCTGCTCGACCGCGGCGCGCAGGCGCGCGGCCATCGCGTTCGCGTGCGCGGCGTTCTGCTCCCACAGGTCGCCCTCGAAGAGCGCGATCAGCTGCGCCGAGATGAAGCGCATCTTCGACGCCAGCTGCATGTTGAGCTTGCGCAGGAAGACGAGGCCCTCACCTGCGCGCTCCGACAGCACGACGACCGCCTCGGCGCCCATCGCGCCGTTCTTCGTGCCGCCGAGCGAGAGGATGTCGACGCCGGCATCCGTCGTGAACTCGCGGAACGGCACGCCCAGCGACACCGCCGCGTTCGACAGCCGCGCGCCGTCGACGTGCAGCAGCATGCCCTTCGCGTGCGCGTGGTCGGCGATCGCGCGGATCTCGTCGGCGGTGTAGAGGGTGCCGAGTTCGCTCGACTGCGTGATCGAGACCGCGAGCGGCTGCGCGCGGTGCTCGTCGCCCCAGCCCCACGCCTCCTGGTCGATCAGCTCGGGTGTCAGCTTGCCGTCGGGGGTCGGCACGGTGAGCAGCTTCATGCCGCCGACCCGCTCGGGCGCGCCGCCCTCGTCGACGTTGATGTGGGCGCTCTTCGCCGAGATCACGGCCCCCCAGCGGGGCAGCAGCGACTGCAGGGCGATGACGTTGGCGCCGGTGCCGTTGAAGACGGGGAACGCCTCGGCGCTCTCGCCGAAGTGGCCGCGCACGACCTGCTGCAGCCGGGCGGTGTAGTCGTCGGCGCCATAGGCGGTTTGGTGGCCGCCGTTCGCGTCGGCGATCGCGGCGAGCACGTCGGGGTGCACGCCGGAGTAGTTGTCGGATGCGAAGCCGCGGCGGTCGGTGTCGTGGAGGATCTGCACCCGATGATCTTTCCAGACCGGATGCGCACTGCCCCAACCAAGGCTCTGTCAGAACTCAGGCTCGCGCGTCACAATGAGCCCGGGGGAGACCCCGCGGAGTCGGCGACGCTCACGAGCGTCACCGCCAGACGATCGGAGATGCAGATGCACGACACCACGCAGCCGGGCCACCATGACCATGAGGGCGAGCACGGCCACGGGCACGATGCCGAGCACGATGTGACGGCCGAGGCGCACGAGTCGACGTCCGACCAGGACTCGCCATCGCAGGGCCTCGGGCCGTCGACCACCGGCACCGGTTCGCCCGTGCAGGACGCGGATTCGCCCTCCGAGGGCCTCGGCGGCTCGGCGACCGGCACCGGTTCGCCCGTGCAGGAGGCGGAGTCGCCTGCCGACGGCCTCGGCAGCCCGGCGGTGGGCGGCACCTCGCACGTGCAGGATGCCGAGTCGCCCGAGCACGGCACTGGCGCCGGCGGTGGCGGTCACACCGAGCACACCGAGCACCACGAGCACCACGAGCACGAGCACCACGAGCACAAGGACTGAGCGCGCTCCACGACCGAGCGGGCGCCGCGACGGCGCTCGCTCGGCGTCGTGGAGCCCGGCTCGGTAGCCTCCGGCCATGACCACGCAGATCGTCTGGTTCCGCCGCGACCTCCGGGTGGGCGACCAACCCGCGCTCGCCGCCGCGTCGGCAGCGGGCGACGTGCTGCCCGTGTTCATCGTCGATCCGGCGTTCGACGCCGCAGGAGCCGCTCGCACCGCGGCGCTGCGCACGGCGCTCGCGGCCCTGCACGCGGCGACCGACGGCGCGCTCGTCGTGCGCTCCGGCCCACCCGAGCGGGTGTTGCCCGCGCTCGTGCGCGAAGCGGCCGCGGCCGCCGTGCACGTCTCGGGCGAGACCACGCCGCTCGGGCGGCGCCGCGACCGTCGCGTGGAGGCCGCCCTCGACGTGCCGCTGATCGCCACCGGCACGCCCTACGCCGTCTCGCCCGGCAGGGTGCGCAAGGCCGACGGTGACCCCTTCCGCGTCTTCACGCCCTTCTCGCGCGCCTGGCTCGAGCACGGCTGGCGCGCGCCCGCCGAGCTGCCCGCCGGGCACCGCTGGGTGCGGCACATCGAGAGCGAGCCGCTGCCGCAGCCGCCAGCGGTATCCGCCGACCTGACGTGGGCGAGCGAGGAGGGCGCGCTCGAGCGCTGGCACGCCTTCCTCGAGGACGACATCGACGACTACGACGAGCAGCGCGACCGTGCCGACCTCGACGGCACCTCCCGGCTGTCGATCGCGCTGAAGCTCGGCGCCGTGCATCCGCGCACGCTGCTGGCCGACCTCGATCGCGTCGCCCCCGGCAGGAGCAAGGCGGCGCAACGCTCCCTCAAGCGCTTCCAGACCGAGCTCGCCTGGCGGGAGTTCTATGCCGATGTGCTCTTCCACCATCCGCGCTCCGCCTGGCACGACTACGGCGAGCAACTGCAGGGGATGCCCTACGACGAGCCGGGCGACGGCTTCGACGCGTGGTGCGCCGGCCGCACCGGCTTCCCCTTCGTCGACGCCGGCATGCGGCAGCTGCTCGCGGAGGGGTGGATGCACAATCGCGTGCGGATGGTGACGGCGAGCTTCCTGACCAAGGATCTGCACGTGTGGTGGCCGATCGGCGCCCGGCACTTCCTGCGGCACCTCGCCGACGGCGACCTCGCCTCCAACAACCACGGCTGGCAGTGGACGGCGGGCACCGGCACGGATGCATCCCCGTACTTCCGGGTCTTCAACCCGGTGCTGCAGGGCCAGCGGTTCGATCCGCAGGGCGACTACGTGCGCCGCTGGATCCCCGAGCTGCGGCACGTGCCCGGTGCCGCGGTGCACGAGCCGTGGAAGGTCGACGGCGCGCTCGCGCAGGGGTACCCGGAGCGCATCCTCGACCACAAGGCGGAACGCGAAGAGGCGCTTGCCCGACTGGAGTGGGCCAAGCGCCTTCGCTGAGCGGTTGGGATGCGGGGGCCGGCAGTGCTGGCCGCCGGCCCCCGACCGCTACCGGGCCTGGGCCCGCCGCACGAGCGTCAGCCAGATGGCACCGCCGATGGCGCCCCAGACCGCGGTCACGACCATCCATCCGCCCCAGCCCATGCCGGCGATTTCCAGTGCGGTGGTGCGGAAGCCCTCTGAGACGAACATGCCTGCCCCGATGGCGAGCACGACGACGGCGAGCGAGAGCCAGAAGATCCACAGGAACGACTGGCCCCAGCGCTGGAACGCCGTGGTGATCGCGGCGCCGACGAGGGCGACACCGAAGATCAGCAGGAAGGTCTGGATCAGCGTGTGCCACCACGGCCCGAGTCCCGTGAACGCGACGTCGAAGAAGCGGATGCTGAGCCCGAAGCCGCCGGTCGCGACCTCGATCACCTTGCCGATCGTGATGAGGACGGCGTAGAAGACAGCGTTGCCGAGGAACACGGCGGTGGTGCCGACCGCGAACTCGCGGCGG encodes the following:
- a CDS encoding deoxyribodipyrimidine photo-lyase; this encodes MTTQIVWFRRDLRVGDQPALAAASAAGDVLPVFIVDPAFDAAGAARTAALRTALAALHAATDGALVVRSGPPERVLPALVREAAAAAVHVSGETTPLGRRRDRRVEAALDVPLIATGTPYAVSPGRVRKADGDPFRVFTPFSRAWLEHGWRAPAELPAGHRWVRHIESEPLPQPPAVSADLTWASEEGALERWHAFLEDDIDDYDEQRDRADLDGTSRLSIALKLGAVHPRTLLADLDRVAPGRSKAAQRSLKRFQTELAWREFYADVLFHHPRSAWHDYGEQLQGMPYDEPGDGFDAWCAGRTGFPFVDAGMRQLLAEGWMHNRVRMVTASFLTKDLHVWWPIGARHFLRHLADGDLASNNHGWQWTAGTGTDASPYFRVFNPVLQGQRFDPQGDYVRRWIPELRHVPGAAVHEPWKVDGALAQGYPERILDHKAEREEALARLEWAKRLR
- a CDS encoding SRPBCC domain-containing protein, which gives rise to MKILLTGFEPFGGDAENASRAAVQLLADAWAADLQPGIDLVTGTLPVVFATAGPALEALVAQHAPDAVLAVGEAGGRTAITPERWAVNEDDARIPDNAGDQPRGTAIDPDGPARRASGFDADALVSAILQVGLPADASDDAGRFLCNHVAYLVAGLEVPGGFVHVPAVRSHGVATVGAETDPGSAVGAPVLTHAGRALTFDDLALGLAAAVRAIAAGRAHPDASTSTRELGRIDRASTVIAADAATIYRALLDPLALAIWLPPVGATGEIEQMDARVGGGFRLVLRFADPVDPKTTPDSDASLVRFMELVPGQRVVQSVAFESSQERFGGEMLLRWQLEPVAAGTRVTVSAADVPAGISQSDHELGLGSSLANLARYLER
- a CDS encoding beta-eliminating lyase-related protein, with the translated sequence MQILHDTDRRGFASDNYSGVHPDVLAAIADANGGHQTAYGADDYTARLQQVVRGHFGESAEAFPVFNGTGANVIALQSLLPRWGAVISAKSAHINVDEGGAPERVGGMKLLTVPTPDGKLTPELIDQEAWGWGDEHRAQPLAVSITQSSELGTLYTADEIRAIADHAHAKGMLLHVDGARLSNAAVSLGVPFREFTTDAGVDILSLGGTKNGAMGAEAVVVLSERAGEGLVFLRKLNMQLASKMRFISAQLIALFEGDLWEQNAAHANAMAARLRAAVEQLPGVEFAYPTQSNGVFARLPEGVADAVRDAFFFYDWDAAAREVRWMCTWDTTEADVDAFAAAVRSAVS
- a CDS encoding endonuclease/exonuclease/phosphatase family protein — protein: MRLVTWNVLHGRTMGDAHVDADRFADAVRALDADVLALQEVDRGQPRSDSIDLTALAAEAMGGASACFVPTLIGDPARSWRPADNRDLDAVADGYGIALLSRYPVQRWHVLRLAPGGARRMPPVDPETGMAHRLSEEPRAAVAATIRSPLGVFTIVCTHLSFVPGSNIRQLRRVMRWMHGLPGPRILMGDLNLPHTVVRRLTRAHALAHGATFPVMQPMVQIDHILSPDPLPPVRQIRLARPPLSDHLPLAVELGRGAVHRRGRQWEHATADGADTEGASSTAGAGWES
- a CDS encoding YdeI/OmpD-associated family protein translates to MAGQPGTPGGSDERPAVFFRDAAEFRAWLEANHETSTELWMGLRSKHVEPRGLTWAEAVPEALCFGWIDSLSQRIDDDARRQRWTPRKATSVWSAVNVAHVERLQAAGRMHPAGLRVFEARRGENIVGYSSETRARELPPELQQHIDASPAALAFLAEATATYRKAAISWVLTAKREATREQRARQLADDSAAGRLIPPQRYGETPKWVERAAAAAAASGQRSR
- a CDS encoding DEAD/DEAH box helicase, translating into MLTERATLTDTITTPVVATTFAELGVPARLVTALQSMDREHPFPIQADTLPDTLAGRDVLGRGKTGSGKTLAFSIPLIARLSGDLAGGGRRKGLPLGLVLAPTRELATQIATEMAPLAKAAGLTVTTIFGGVSQRPQETALRNGVDIIVACPGRLEDLMKQGVASLQAIEMTVIDEADHMADLGFLPVVTKILDKTPQSGQRLLFSATLDNGVDKLVKRFLTNEIMHSVDEANSPVAAMTHHVFEVAPDDKNLLVRRLASGEGRRILFTRTKHQAKKLAKTLTASGIPAVDLHGNLSQNARDRNLAQFSDGTVRVLVATDVAARGVHVDNVELVVHVDPPMEHKAYLHRSGRTARAGSQGDVATVMLPAQRRDTMTLLRKADIKVQPQIVTASSDAVDTLVGPYAPHVAPAPGGPGSGNELPQQRGGGSSQGANARRKRASRDGVAGSGAHGADGGAARADRPRRDRSGRPDTGGGAAGSRGGQGAQGGRQGQPARGQRSGQPARGGRGAAPRGGSAVAWSSTGGGSLQGGDSGGRSGGRSGGERRAPRRAQG
- a CDS encoding ROK family protein, with product MTVAGLDVGGTKIAGVALAVPAEGRDAARPWTLDDVLARSHRAHSIHGPVSLVDALAAAVHELDAQLAAEGQPRITAVGLAIAAWMTRDRETVIWAAHLGVRDFGLRAALADRLGLPVTIDNDANGYLVGEAAMGAASDASSSILLALGTGVGGAFVADGRPLIGAHGLGAELGHVTIHEDGPLCSCSGHGCLEAYAGGNALRREAAGVPAAVALSPGGVPTAEHLANAARAGDPAAIAAMDDAAKAVAAGLRRLLPAFDPEVVVLGGTVMLTCADLLLPVIERELDERPTLPGVPQPRRLALAQLGGHAAAIGAAVLAA